The genomic DNA CAGAATGTCCCTGACGGGCAAACCAGGCGTCACGCGCCAGCATCAGACCCATCAGGTTGCTCTGGGTGCCGCCGCTGGTGAAGACACCCGCGTCGCCCGGCTGATAACCCACCTGGGTGCGCAGCCACTCGATCAGTTTCATCTCAATCAGGGTGGCAGACGGTGCCTGATCCCATGAATCCATGCTCTGGTTGGTGGCGTTGATCAGCACTTCCGCCGCCTGGCTGATAACCAGGCTCGGACAGTGCAGGTGCGCCACACACTGCGGGTGATGCACCGACAGGCTGTCTTTCAGGAAGTACTCAATGGCGCGTTCAATCGCGGCCTGGTTGCCCAGGCCCTGAGGATTGAAGTCCAGCTTGATGCGCTCGCGCAGCTCTGCGACGGTTTTTCCCTGATACATCTCAGGTTGTTCCAGCCACTTAACGACGGCCGCGCTACTCTGGGCAATCGCCTGCTGGTAGGCCTCGGTACTCTGTGCTGAGGCCGCCAGAATCGGGTTTAACCGGGACATTGCATTCACTCCACTCAAACTGGTTTCACGCCAGCTGACAGCAGGGCGTTTTCAAATTTATCCATGAACACGTCAAGTTCTGCATCCGTGATCAGCAGGGAAGGCAGCAGACGTAATACGCTGCCGTGACGTCCGCCACGCTCCAGAATCAGGCCGTTTTCGAAACACTTCTTCTGAACCAGAGCAGAGAGTTCGCCGTCAGCCGGGAAGCTGCCCATGTGGTCAGCAGGCTCGTCTGGTTTCACCAGCTCAATGCCGATCATCAGACCCAGACCACGCACGTTGCCAATGACCGGGTAGCGCTGCTGCAGCTCGCCCAGTTTGCCTTTCAGCCATTCGCCCTGTGCCGCCACTTTGTCAGCGATATTGTTGTCTTTCAGCAGTTTCAGCGTGGTCAGGCCGGTGGCCATTGCCAGCTGGTTACCACGGAAGGTGCCGGTGTGGTGACCCGGAGACCAGGCGTCGAACTCTTTCTTAATGCCCAGTACCGCCAGTGGCAGACCGCCGCCGACCGCTTTGGACATCACGATGATGTCTGGCTCGATACCCGCGTGCTCAAAGGCGAAGAATTTACCGGTACGGGCGATGCCCGCCTGGACTTCGTCGATGATCAGCAGAATGCCATGCTCTTTGGTCACTTTACGGATGCGCTGCAGCCATTCAGCCGGAGCCGGGTTAACACCGCCTTCGCCCTGAACCGCTTCCAGAATCACCGCTGCTGGCTTGCGAACGCCGCTTTCAACGTCGTTGATCAGGTTTTCGAAGTAATAGGTCAGCGCTTTCACGCCCGCTTCACCACCAATGCCCAGCGGGCAGCGGTAGAGGTGCGGATAAGGCATGAACTGCACTTCCGGCATCATACCGTCAACGGCTTCTTTCGGAGACAGGTTGCCGGTGACCGACAGCGCGCCGTGGGTCATACCGTGATAGGCACCCGAGAAGCTGATGATACCGGAACGGCCGGTGTGTTTTTTCGCCAGTTTCAGCGCCGCTTCAACGGCATCTGCACCGGACGGGCCGGTAAACTGCAGGCAGTACTCTTTGCCCTGGCCCGGTAATAAGGAGAGCAGGTACTCAGAGAACTCATCCTTTAACGGCGTCGTTAAATCAAGAGTATGTAACGGCAAGCCGCTGGTAATGACATGTTGAATACTCTGCAGAACATCGGGATGGTTATGTCCCAGTGCCAGCGTTCCTGCACCTGCAAGACAGTCGAGATACTGATTATTCTCGACGTCGGTGATCCAGACACCCTGAGCTTTCGCAATCGCGAATGGCAATTTGCGAGGATAACTGCGAACGTTTGATTCAAATTCAGCCTGACGGGCTAAATAGGTTTCGTTGGTTGCGTTTACGTTCTGTGCATTCAAACTATCAATACGGACTTTATCCGTCATCATATCTCTCCTACAACCGTGACGGGCGTAGCGTCACAGTTGAATAAATGAATTAAATGGGGGTCGGTGTATAAAGCGCGGCCAATATAGGGGTTTTTAAGGTCCGACTCAATGTTTAATTTTATCGGCAGATATCCGATTCTTTGCTATAGGAATCAATCATTTGGTGGGATTGTGACCGCATACATTATGACTGCTTCTGAAGCCGGTTGTTAATAAATGGCGTAAAAACACCAGCTTACCCGGCTTGAGATGCGCTAAGTCAATGATAATAATCTGTGTAAATAGCTGTTTCCGGCGAAAAACGCTATCAAAAAGCAGGCTTCTCAGACGTAAAAAGCATAAGTCTGTTTAACTGCCGAAGCAGCATTTATAGCCAGCAAAAAGTGCAGAGTAATTAAAATAATAAACCTTTCATTAACATTTAATTAATATATCGCCATTGCCGTACCGCTAATTACTTTCATAATCGGCGTTATGACAGCACAACATCAATAAACTGCGTTAAGTCCGTTAGCGCTTCACTGGCTTTCTTTTCTGACGGGTTGATGGTCAGCAGATCAGCATAGCCATTGAGCATGGCGCTAATCTGCCTGGCGGTGCGGGGCAGGTCACGGCAGCGCAGTGCGCCATCCGTGACGCCGTCACGAATAATACCCTCCACTAATGCCTGCCACGCCGCCGTCATCTCATCTGCCAGCACCGCATAGGTTTCGTTATGTGCAGCCGTCTGCCAGAACGAGGCATACAGTTGCCAGGTGGCATCCGGTGCGCTCGGCAGATGACTTTCGAACAGAGTAAGCAGCCGCTGGCGGGGCGTGAGCGTGGTCAGAGATTCAGCGAACGTTTCGAAATCGACCCGCATAAAGCGCTCCAGCGCCGCCAGGCAGAGCGTCTGCCAGTTGCTGAAATAGTGGTAGATATGACTGCGTGAAATGCCCACCGATTCGGTGAGTTCCCGCGTGGTTACTTTTTCGATCCCTTTCTCGATAAACAGCACGATCGCCGCATCCAGTATTTTGGTTCTCAGTGCTTCCGCTGACTCTTTCATCAATCTCCCGATTACGCTTACGTTGACTTTGAGCAATTGCTCAAATAGACTGCTTTTCATAATTGAGCAACCGCTCAAGAATAACTATATCAGAAACAGAAACTATGCCTTCCTCAAAAACGATCCTTCCTGTTGCGGCTCCCCGCAGCGCTATTCTGACATTAAAAATGCTCGGCCGTCGCCATAGCCGTAAGCTGTTCCTCACGCTGCTGCTGGTGGTGGCGGAGAATGTCATGTATCTCCTCTATCCGCTGCTGGCGGGCTTCGCGATTAATGCCATTATCTCCGGCAGAACCTGGCATGCGGTGCTCTATGCGGCGATGGTCTTTACCATGTGGGCCATCGGCGCGGCACGCCGCAGCGTCGATACCCGCACCTTTGCCCGTATCTATGCCGAACTGGCCGTGCCGGTGATCGTGGCGCAACGCAGCGAAAACCAGAGCGCGTCTACCATTGCCGCGCGGGTCGCCTTGTCACGGGAGTTTGTCGACTTTTTCGAGAAGCATCTGCCGGTGCTGATTACCTCGCTGGCGTCGATGACCGGTGCG from Pantoea sp. Lij88 includes the following:
- a CDS encoding TetR/AcrR family transcriptional regulator, which translates into the protein MKESAEALRTKILDAAIVLFIEKGIEKVTTRELTESVGISRSHIYHYFSNWQTLCLAALERFMRVDFETFAESLTTLTPRQRLLTLFESHLPSAPDATWQLYASFWQTAAHNETYAVLADEMTAAWQALVEGIIRDGVTDGALRCRDLPRTARQISAMLNGYADLLTINPSEKKASEALTDLTQFIDVVLS
- a CDS encoding diaminobutyrate--2-oxoglutarate transaminase yields the protein MMTDKVRIDSLNAQNVNATNETYLARQAEFESNVRSYPRKLPFAIAKAQGVWITDVENNQYLDCLAGAGTLALGHNHPDVLQSIQHVITSGLPLHTLDLTTPLKDEFSEYLLSLLPGQGKEYCLQFTGPSGADAVEAALKLAKKHTGRSGIISFSGAYHGMTHGALSVTGNLSPKEAVDGMMPEVQFMPYPHLYRCPLGIGGEAGVKALTYYFENLINDVESGVRKPAAVILEAVQGEGGVNPAPAEWLQRIRKVTKEHGILLIIDEVQAGIARTGKFFAFEHAGIEPDIIVMSKAVGGGLPLAVLGIKKEFDAWSPGHHTGTFRGNQLAMATGLTTLKLLKDNNIADKVAAQGEWLKGKLGELQQRYPVIGNVRGLGLMIGIELVKPDEPADHMGSFPADGELSALVQKKCFENGLILERGGRHGSVLRLLPSLLITDAELDVFMDKFENALLSAGVKPV